One genomic region from Biomphalaria glabrata chromosome 7, xgBioGlab47.1, whole genome shotgun sequence encodes:
- the LOC129927138 gene encoding uncharacterized protein LOC129927138: MDQIKNLVVIPSMDQIKNLVVIPSMDQIKNLVVIPSMDQRFGSHHKYGSNKKFGSHPKYGSNQKFGSHPKYGSNQKFGSHPKYGSNKKFGSHPKYGSNQKFGSHPKDGSNQRLGSHPKYGSNQRFGSHPKYGSNQRLGSHPKYGSNQRFGSHPKYGSNQKFGSHPKYGSNQRLGSHPKYGSNQRLGSHPKYGSNQRLGSHPKYGSNQRFGSHPKYGSNQKFGSHPKYGSNQRFGSHPKCGSKIW; encoded by the coding sequence AtggatcaaataaaaaatttggtaGTCATCCCAAGTATGGATCAAATCAAAAATTTGGTAGTCATCCCAAGTATGGATCAAATCAAAAATTTGGTAGTCATCCCAAGTATGGATCAAAGATTTGGTAGTCATCACAAGTAtggatcaaataaaaaatttggtaGTCATCCCAAGTATGGATCAAATCAAAAATTTGGTAGTCATCCCAAGTATGGATCAAATCAAAAATTTGGTAGTCATCCCAAGTAtggatcaaataaaaaattcgGTAGTCATCCCAAGTATGGATCAAATCAAAAATTTGGTAGTCATCCCAAGGATGGATCAAATCAAAGATTAGGTAGTCATCCCAAGTATGGATCAAATCAAAGATTTGGTAGTCATCCCAAGTATGGATCAAATCAAAGATTAGGTAGTCATCCCAAGTATGGATCAAATCAAAGATTTGGTAGTCATCCCAAGTATGGATCAAATCAAAAATTTGGTAGTCATCCCAAGTATGGATCAAATCAAAGATTAGGTAGTCATCCCAAGTATGGATCAAATCAAAGATTAGGTAGTCATCCCAAGTATGGATCAAATCAAAGATTAGGTAGTCATCCCAAGTATGGATCAAATCAAAGATTTGGTAGTCATCCCAAGTATGGATCAAATCAAAAATTTGGTAGTCATCCCAAGTATGGATCAAATCAAAGATTTGGTAGTCATCCCAAGTGTGGATCAAAGATTTGGTAG